Within Longimicrobium sp., the genomic segment CCACCTCGTCGGCCAGCGCGTCGACGTCGGCCAGCGTGGTGCGCGGGCCCACGAAGCACGGGCGGATCACGAACGCGCCGCGCACCGACGTCCCCGAGGGCGCCAGCCGCCCGCGCGAGCGCACCCGCCCCAGCACCTCGCGGTTGAGCGCGTCGAGCGCCGCGGCGGCTTCGGCGCCGGGGCGCCCCCGCAGCGCCTCGGGGACGTAGCGGAAGCAGACGGTGGAGAGGGTGACCGGCGCCATCAGCTCCAGCACCGGCGAGCGGCGGACGCGCTCGGCCAGGTAGCGCGCGTACTGGTTGTGCCGGCGCACCCGGGCGCGCACCCCCTCGGCGCCGATCTCCTTGAGCAGCGCCCACACCTCCACCCCGCGCGAGGGGAGCGTGTGCTCCACCCCGAAGTGGTGGAACGCGTAGCCCAGCCCGTCGAACTGCGAGGCCACGGGCATGTCGGGCGGGGGCAGGCGCATCGGCTGCGAGCCCTCCACGTAGACGGCGGGCCCCAGGGTGAAGGCGCGCTCCAGCAGCCCCGCGTCGCGCACGAACGCGCAGCCGATCCCCATCGACGTGGCCAGCCACTTGTGGGGGTCGGCCACCAGCGAGTCGCACTCCCCCAGGTCGCCGTAGAGGGGGGCCACCTCGGGGTCCAGCACGCCCAGGAGCCCGTAGGCGCCGTCCACGTGCAGCCAGGTGTCGTACTCGCGGGCCAGCGCGGCCAGCGCCGGGAGCGGGTCCACCGTCCCCGCGCTGATCGTCCCCGCGCTCGCCACCAGGGCCACCGGCGTGCACCCCGCCGCCAGGTCGGCGTCGAGCCGCCGCCGGAGCGCGTCCAGGTCGATCCGCAGGCCGTCGTCGACCGGAATGGTGACGACGGCGCGCCGTCCCAGCCCCAGCACGCCGGCCGCGCGGTGGATGCAGTGGTGCACCTCGCCGGAGGCGTAGATGCGGGGGCCGGGGATGCCGGCCGCCCCGTCGCGCGAGGGGTCGGTGCCCAGCCGCTCGCCCGCGCGCTGCCGGGCCGCGCCCAGGCCGACCAGGTTGGCCACCGACCCGCCGCTGGTGAAGAGCCCCTGGTGCGTCTCCGGCAGCCCCAGCAGGTCGCGCAGCCAGCGTAGCCCCACCGCCTCCAGGAGGTTGAACGCCTGGACGCCGACCGCCAGCGGCCCCGCCACCGCCGCCGCCAGGTGCGCGGCCGCGGGGATGGTGGTGGGCGCCGTCGCCACCCAGCCGGAGAAGCCGGGGGCGCCGGCGCGCAGGCCGTGGGGGATCACCACGTCGCGCAGGGCGGCGAGCACCGCGTCGGGCCCCGCGCCGGCCTCGGGGAGCGGCTCGTCGAGGCGGGCGGCCCACTCGGCGCGGCTGGCCCCCGTCCGCTCCGGGGTGTCGAAGCGGTTGAACGCCTCCAGCGCGGGGAGGAGCGCCTCCACCGCCGCGCCGAGGCCCCCGGTGAGCGCGGGGTCCTCGGAGCGCGGCGGGGTCCGCTCCAGGCTGAGCGATGCCTGTGGCATGGAGTCCTCGGCCGTCCGCAGCATGTCGGGAGCCGCCCGGGTGCACGGTTGCTCGTCCCTCGCGGCCGCGTGCCGGAGGGGTGGCCTGCGCCGCGGCCCGCGCCCTCCGCGCGATCCGCCGGCGGCGGGTCGGACGGGCGCGGGCCGGCGGTCTCAGCCGCTACTCCAGCCAGGCGCCGATGTGCGTCTTCACCTGCCGCAGGATCGCCACGGGCTCGCCGTCGGGGTCGTCCATGCGGTAGAGCGGCACCTCCACGCGCCCGCGCGTGCCGCCGCCCTGCCCGATCGGGGGGATGTGGGTGATCAGGTGCTCCAGGACGATCGGCTCCTTGTTGAAGACGGTGATCCCGGCGTCGAACAGCTCGAACTTCATGTGCCCCAGCATCATGCACAGCTTGGGGCCGTCGGCGAAGGCGTGGATGGTGCCGGCCTTCACCTGCCCGCCCGAGGGGCGGTACGCGTCGTTGGTGCTGGCGCGGATGCGGCCGAACTTCGGGCTCACGCCGTTCACGTTCAGCTCGCGCATGTGGATGTTCACCGACGCCTCGCCCCAGTCGGCCGAGGTGGGGTCCTCGCGGTCGATCACGTAGTAGCCGCGGAACTCGATGGTGTCCTCGCCGTGGCCCAGCACCTCGATGGTGTCCCAGGTGACGAAGCTCAGCCGGTCGAGCCCGCCCTGCGGCATGCGCAGCACGCGCAACTCCGACAGGCTCTTGGGGTTGGGGATGAGCCCCGCCGGCGTGGGCCCGTGCTCGCGGCGCGGGGGGATCTCGATGATTCTCGACAGGTCTTCCGCTGTGGTGGCCATGGTTTGCTCCTTTTCCGGTGGTCTTGCGCCCCGTGC encodes:
- a CDS encoding aminotransferase class V-fold PLP-dependent enzyme, with amino-acid sequence MPQASLSLERTPPRSEDPALTGGLGAAVEALLPALEAFNRFDTPERTGASRAEWAARLDEPLPEAGAGPDAVLAALRDVVIPHGLRAGAPGFSGWVATAPTTIPAAAHLAAAVAGPLAVGVQAFNLLEAVGLRWLRDLLGLPETHQGLFTSGGSVANLVGLGAARQRAGERLGTDPSRDGAAGIPGPRIYASGEVHHCIHRAAGVLGLGRRAVVTIPVDDGLRIDLDALRRRLDADLAAGCTPVALVASAGTISAGTVDPLPALAALAREYDTWLHVDGAYGLLGVLDPEVAPLYGDLGECDSLVADPHKWLATSMGIGCAFVRDAGLLERAFTLGPAVYVEGSQPMRLPPPDMPVASQFDGLGYAFHHFGVEHTLPSRGVEVWALLKEIGAEGVRARVRRHNQYARYLAERVRRSPVLELMAPVTLSTVCFRYVPEALRGRPGAEAAAALDALNREVLGRVRSRGRLAPSGTSVRGAFVIRPCFVGPRTTLADVDALADEVEACGAEAWAAGPAE
- a CDS encoding DUF6073 family protein, translated to MATTAEDLSRIIEIPPRREHGPTPAGLIPNPKSLSELRVLRMPQGGLDRLSFVTWDTIEVLGHGEDTIEFRGYYVIDREDPTSADWGEASVNIHMRELNVNGVSPKFGRIRASTNDAYRPSGGQVKAGTIHAFADGPKLCMMLGHMKFELFDAGITVFNKEPIVLEHLITHIPPIGQGGGTRGRVEVPLYRMDDPDGEPVAILRQVKTHIGAWLE